From a region of the Solanum stenotomum isolate F172 chromosome 2, ASM1918654v1, whole genome shotgun sequence genome:
- the LOC125856727 gene encoding probable calcium-binding protein CML36 gives MKFPKIFFKSKKSRSLSRSDDPSYSSSSSSSNKGGGCGGGGISTPTSVLPTLSNEISADDWSEISTAGVYSDLVQAFSVIDNGDGKIRKEQLEAILSRVGGKSPPTEEELVLLLDELDKNGDGCISLENFETITSAFEPTPPSAVEDAGELRDAFDFFDEDHDGKITGEELFNVFRMIGDERCTLEECKRMITSVDKNGDGFVCFEDFCLMMEQQR, from the coding sequence ATGAAGTTCCCCAAAATCTTCTTCAAGTCCAAAAAATCCCGCTCCCTTTCCAGATCCGATGATCCGTCTTACTCCTCTTCATCCTCCTCTTCCAACAAAGGCGGCGGCTGCGGAGGAGGAGGAATTTCTACTCCTACGAGCGTATTACCGACTTTATCCAACGAGATCTCAGCTGACGACTGGTCCGAGATCTCTACCGCCGGAGTTTACTCCGATCTCGTTCAAGCGTTTTCCGTCATCGATAACGGAGACGGTAAGATAAGGAAGGAGCAACTCGAAGCGATTTTAAGCAGAGTTGGAGGTAAATCTCCACCGACTGAAGAGGAACTTGTGTTGTTGCTTGATGAATTGGATAAAAACGGAGATGGATGTATTAGTTTAGAGAATTTCGAAACTATCACCTCGGCGTTTGAACCGACGCCTCCGTCGGCGGTGGAAGATGCAGGTGAGCTGAGAGATGCGTTTGATTTCTTCGACGAGGATCACGACGGGAAAATCACCGGAGAGGAATTGTTCAACGTGTTTAGAATGATCGGCGATGAACGGTGCACGTTAGAGGAATGTAAGCGTATGATAACAAGTGTAGATAAAAATGGAGACGGGTTCGTCTGCTTCGAGGATTTCTGTCTTATGATGGAACAgcagagataa
- the LOC125856685 gene encoding sodium/hydrogen exchanger 8-like isoform X1: MTTVEEGPLPYNLWRGESSSSSSSSNPLDAVLFGGISLLIGVSCRTLLRRTTIPYTVVLLIIGIALGSLEFGSIYRLGKLGNGIRIWADIDADLLLAVFLPILIFEGAFSMEVHQIKKCMAQMLLLAGPGVLISTVLIGAAVKLVFPFDWNWKTSLLLGAILSATDPVAVVALLKDLGASKKLSTIVEGESMMNDGAAIVVYQLFYRMVLGKSSGCIAVLEYLAEGSLGSVMIGLVFGIASLLWLRFIYNDTLTDFSLALTVSYIAYYTAQEEAEASGILTLVALGMVFAMSKDTHRAGGKQSMHEFWEMIAYIANTLIFILSGVIIAQSIFSIGYLDNNTGRSWGYVFLLYIILQVARTIVVFAFYPALCYFGYGLNWKEAIIIIWSGLRGAVGLALSLSIKEASGDPKYLSSETGAMFVFLTGGSVLLTLIINGSTTQLLLSLFGMDALSESEKIMVNYAKHQLLRKAEDFSRICSGSNNPFDWITVGGYATCIKDVCEDTVWPPCTTNHGYLEINDMKTMRVCFLKATREAYWSTFNEGRITESSISVLMESIDEAIDLANQGLHDWNYISTRLKFPGYYKFFGTSVCPPRLTRWFVLKKLQDSCHICSAFIHAHRIARQLLLDYTGDNGNAAIVVAESEVEELEARKFLENVKNSMPEIIHQTESRQVTFSMLKCLDKCLSNMEKDGILTEKVVLHVHDLLQNDLEKLLRSPPSVRIPKPRDVLSIHPLLANLSPAIQSDLECSVNSILKTPGCTLYTKGSKLTSVWLIGNGSVRSRRSPFPIHCHVDSTYHRGSVLGLYEALVGKPYLSDMVTDSVALCVEIKLELIISVLARGNGVEELLWKECTIVVSKLLAPDMFKKFSMQEVRSIVDERSVMNTFSSQEVIETSHHSINFLLSGCLRDQSTKQLIECPAVLPCSILSESIPYSSANGTAESSGSCSYSKYKVVKPARIVRIDISAV, from the exons ATGACGACAGTGGAGGAAGGTCCATTGCCATACAATTTATGGCGAGGAGAGAGCAGCAGCAGTTCTTCTTCTTCGAATCCATTAGATGCAGTACTATTTGGTGGAATCAGTTTGTTAATTGGAGTTTCATGCAGAACCCTCCTTCGCCGTACTACTATTCCCTATACCGTCGTTTTGCTCATAATTGGCATCGCTCTCGGCTCTCTCG aatttgGGAGTATTTATCGACTGGGAAAGCTTGGGAATGGAATTCGAATAT GGGCAGATATAGATGCTGATCTTCTATTAGCTGTTTTCCTCCCTATACTGATTTTTGAGGGTGCATTCTCCATGGAGGTGCACCAAATAAAG AAATGTATGGCACAAATGCTTTTGCTTGCTGGACCTGGTGTATTGATTTCAACAGTCCTGATTGGAGCTGCTGTGAAG CTTGTTTTTCCATTTGACTGGAACTGGAAGACATCATTATTGTTGGGGGCAATTCTTAGTGCTACTGATCCTGTGGCTGTTGTCGCTTTGCTTAAGGATCTCGGTGCTAGTAAAAAGTTGAGCACGATCGTTGAAGGAGAATCTATGATGAACGACGG GGCAGCTATTGTGGTTTACCAGCTTTTCTATCGAATGGTTCTTGGGAAAAGTTCTGGCTGCATTGCAGTGCTGGAATATCTTGCAGAAGGCTCACTTGGATC TGTCATGATCGGACTTGTGTTTGGCATAGCATCTCTTCTCTGGCTTCGGTTTATATACAATGACACACTGACAGACTTTTCGTTGGCTCTTACTGTGAGCTACATTGCTTACTACACA GCTCAAGAGGAAGCTGAAGCTTCTGGTATCTTGACTCTCGTGGCACTAGGGAT GGTTTTTGCAATGTCAAAGGATACCCATAGAGCTGGGGGGAAGCAGAGCATGCATGAGTTTTG GGAAATGATTGCCTACATTGCGAATACTTTAATATTCATATTGAG CGGAGTTATCATAGCTCAAAGCATCTTCAGTATCGGATATCTCGACAACAATACAG GGAGATCATGGGGCTATGTCTTTCTTCTCTATATCATTCTTCAAGTAGCTCGAACCATAGTTGTTTTTGCGTTCTATCCTGCCCTTTGCTACTTCGGTTATGGTTTGAATTGGAAAGAAGCTATCATCATCATATGGTCTGGTTTGAGAGGAGCTGTTGGTTTGGCACTCTCCCTATCTATTAAA GAAGCTAGTGGTGATCCAAAGTATCTCAGCTCAGAAACTGGAGCTATG TTTGTTTTCCTCACTGGTGGAAGTGTGTTACTGACACTCATTATCAATGGATCTACCACACAATTACTTCTAAGTCTCTTTGGTATGGATGCTCTATCAGAAAGTGAG AAAATCATGGTCAATTATGCAAAGCATCAACTATTGAGAAAAGCTGAAGACTTTTCCCGAATCTGTAGTGGAAGCAATAATCCTTTTGATTGGATAACTGTTGGAGGTTACGCCACATGCATAAAAGATGTCTGTGAAGACACAGTTTGGCCTCCCTGTACCACCAATCATGGCTATCTAGAAATAAATGATATGAAGACTATGAGAGTATGCTTTCTGAAAG CTACTCGTGAGGCTTACTGGTCAACATTCAACGAGGGGAGGATAACTGAATCCAGTATCAGTGTTTTGATGGAGTCAATAGATGAGGCAATCGATCTGGCGAATCAGGGATTACATGACTGGAATTATATTTCTACTCGCCTCAAGTTTCCAGGATATTATAAATTCTTCGGCACAAGTGTTTGTCCTCCCAGACTGACAAGGTGGTTTGTGCTAAAGAAATTACAGGATAGTTGTCATATATGCTCTGCATTTATCCATGCTCACAGAATCGCAAGACAGCTTCTTCTTGACTATACTG GTGATAATGGAAATGCTGCAATAGTTGTTGCTGAAAGTGAAGTCGAAGAACTAGAAGCAAGGAAGTTTCTAGAAAATGTCAAGAATTCAATGCCTGAG ATCATACATCAAACCGAATCAAGGCAAGTTACATTTTCAATGCTGAAGTGTCTGGATAAATGTCTCAGTAATATGGAGAAAGATGGGATTTTAACTGAGAAAGTTGTGCTACATGTACATGATTTGCTTCAG AATGACCTTGAAAAGCTCTTGAGAAGTCCTCCTTCAGTAAGGATCCCAAAGCCAAGAGATGTTCTAAGTATACATCCTTTGTTGGCAAACCTTTCTCCTGCTATTCAAAGTGATTTGGAATGCTCCGTGAACAGTATATTGAAGACACCAGGTTGTACACTCTACACCAAGGGTTCCAAGCTGACAAGTGTTTGGCTGATAGGAAATGGATCAGTTAGG TCGAGAAGGAGCCCTTTTCCTATTCATTGTCATGTGGATTCAACATATCATCGAGGAAGTGTTTTAGGTCTATATGAGGCTCTTGTCGGAAAGCCATATTTGAGCGATATGGTGACAGATTCTGTGGCTCTCTGTGTCGAAATTAAGCTGGAGTTGATCATTTCAGTACTGGCCCGTGGAAATGGCGTAGAAGAACTGTTGTGGAAG GAGTGCACCATTGTTGTGTCTAAGCTCTTGGCGCCTGATATGTTTAAGAAATTCTCAATGCAAGAAGTAAGAAGTATTGTTGATGAGAGATCAGTCATGAATACTTTCTCAAGTCAAGAAGTAATAGAAACTTCTCATCATTCTATCAACTTCCTGTTAAGTGGTTGCTTGAGAGATCAAAGTACCAAACAACTTATTGAGTGCCCAGCAGTATTACCATGTTCCATTTTGAGTGAAAGCATCCCGTACAGCAGCGCCAATGGAACGG CTGAGAGTTCTGGATCATGTTCTTATTCAAAGTACAAAGTTGTGAAACCAGCAAGGATAGTTCGAATAGACATTTCAGCAGTATGA
- the LOC125856685 gene encoding sodium/hydrogen exchanger 7-like isoform X2: MAQMLLLAGPGVLISTVLIGAAVKLVFPFDWNWKTSLLLGAILSATDPVAVVALLKDLGASKKLSTIVEGESMMNDGAAIVVYQLFYRMVLGKSSGCIAVLEYLAEGSLGSVMIGLVFGIASLLWLRFIYNDTLTDFSLALTVSYIAYYTAQEEAEASGILTLVALGMVFAMSKDTHRAGGKQSMHEFWEMIAYIANTLIFILSGVIIAQSIFSIGYLDNNTGRSWGYVFLLYIILQVARTIVVFAFYPALCYFGYGLNWKEAIIIIWSGLRGAVGLALSLSIKEASGDPKYLSSETGAMFVFLTGGSVLLTLIINGSTTQLLLSLFGMDALSESEKIMVNYAKHQLLRKAEDFSRICSGSNNPFDWITVGGYATCIKDVCEDTVWPPCTTNHGYLEINDMKTMRVCFLKATREAYWSTFNEGRITESSISVLMESIDEAIDLANQGLHDWNYISTRLKFPGYYKFFGTSVCPPRLTRWFVLKKLQDSCHICSAFIHAHRIARQLLLDYTGDNGNAAIVVAESEVEELEARKFLENVKNSMPEIIHQTESRQVTFSMLKCLDKCLSNMEKDGILTEKVVLHVHDLLQNDLEKLLRSPPSVRIPKPRDVLSIHPLLANLSPAIQSDLECSVNSILKTPGCTLYTKGSKLTSVWLIGNGSVRSRRSPFPIHCHVDSTYHRGSVLGLYEALVGKPYLSDMVTDSVALCVEIKLELIISVLARGNGVEELLWKECTIVVSKLLAPDMFKKFSMQEVRSIVDERSVMNTFSSQEVIETSHHSINFLLSGCLRDQSTKQLIECPAVLPCSILSESIPYSSANGTAESSGSCSYSKYKVVKPARIVRIDISAV, from the exons ATGGCACAAATGCTTTTGCTTGCTGGACCTGGTGTATTGATTTCAACAGTCCTGATTGGAGCTGCTGTGAAG CTTGTTTTTCCATTTGACTGGAACTGGAAGACATCATTATTGTTGGGGGCAATTCTTAGTGCTACTGATCCTGTGGCTGTTGTCGCTTTGCTTAAGGATCTCGGTGCTAGTAAAAAGTTGAGCACGATCGTTGAAGGAGAATCTATGATGAACGACGG GGCAGCTATTGTGGTTTACCAGCTTTTCTATCGAATGGTTCTTGGGAAAAGTTCTGGCTGCATTGCAGTGCTGGAATATCTTGCAGAAGGCTCACTTGGATC TGTCATGATCGGACTTGTGTTTGGCATAGCATCTCTTCTCTGGCTTCGGTTTATATACAATGACACACTGACAGACTTTTCGTTGGCTCTTACTGTGAGCTACATTGCTTACTACACA GCTCAAGAGGAAGCTGAAGCTTCTGGTATCTTGACTCTCGTGGCACTAGGGAT GGTTTTTGCAATGTCAAAGGATACCCATAGAGCTGGGGGGAAGCAGAGCATGCATGAGTTTTG GGAAATGATTGCCTACATTGCGAATACTTTAATATTCATATTGAG CGGAGTTATCATAGCTCAAAGCATCTTCAGTATCGGATATCTCGACAACAATACAG GGAGATCATGGGGCTATGTCTTTCTTCTCTATATCATTCTTCAAGTAGCTCGAACCATAGTTGTTTTTGCGTTCTATCCTGCCCTTTGCTACTTCGGTTATGGTTTGAATTGGAAAGAAGCTATCATCATCATATGGTCTGGTTTGAGAGGAGCTGTTGGTTTGGCACTCTCCCTATCTATTAAA GAAGCTAGTGGTGATCCAAAGTATCTCAGCTCAGAAACTGGAGCTATG TTTGTTTTCCTCACTGGTGGAAGTGTGTTACTGACACTCATTATCAATGGATCTACCACACAATTACTTCTAAGTCTCTTTGGTATGGATGCTCTATCAGAAAGTGAG AAAATCATGGTCAATTATGCAAAGCATCAACTATTGAGAAAAGCTGAAGACTTTTCCCGAATCTGTAGTGGAAGCAATAATCCTTTTGATTGGATAACTGTTGGAGGTTACGCCACATGCATAAAAGATGTCTGTGAAGACACAGTTTGGCCTCCCTGTACCACCAATCATGGCTATCTAGAAATAAATGATATGAAGACTATGAGAGTATGCTTTCTGAAAG CTACTCGTGAGGCTTACTGGTCAACATTCAACGAGGGGAGGATAACTGAATCCAGTATCAGTGTTTTGATGGAGTCAATAGATGAGGCAATCGATCTGGCGAATCAGGGATTACATGACTGGAATTATATTTCTACTCGCCTCAAGTTTCCAGGATATTATAAATTCTTCGGCACAAGTGTTTGTCCTCCCAGACTGACAAGGTGGTTTGTGCTAAAGAAATTACAGGATAGTTGTCATATATGCTCTGCATTTATCCATGCTCACAGAATCGCAAGACAGCTTCTTCTTGACTATACTG GTGATAATGGAAATGCTGCAATAGTTGTTGCTGAAAGTGAAGTCGAAGAACTAGAAGCAAGGAAGTTTCTAGAAAATGTCAAGAATTCAATGCCTGAG ATCATACATCAAACCGAATCAAGGCAAGTTACATTTTCAATGCTGAAGTGTCTGGATAAATGTCTCAGTAATATGGAGAAAGATGGGATTTTAACTGAGAAAGTTGTGCTACATGTACATGATTTGCTTCAG AATGACCTTGAAAAGCTCTTGAGAAGTCCTCCTTCAGTAAGGATCCCAAAGCCAAGAGATGTTCTAAGTATACATCCTTTGTTGGCAAACCTTTCTCCTGCTATTCAAAGTGATTTGGAATGCTCCGTGAACAGTATATTGAAGACACCAGGTTGTACACTCTACACCAAGGGTTCCAAGCTGACAAGTGTTTGGCTGATAGGAAATGGATCAGTTAGG TCGAGAAGGAGCCCTTTTCCTATTCATTGTCATGTGGATTCAACATATCATCGAGGAAGTGTTTTAGGTCTATATGAGGCTCTTGTCGGAAAGCCATATTTGAGCGATATGGTGACAGATTCTGTGGCTCTCTGTGTCGAAATTAAGCTGGAGTTGATCATTTCAGTACTGGCCCGTGGAAATGGCGTAGAAGAACTGTTGTGGAAG GAGTGCACCATTGTTGTGTCTAAGCTCTTGGCGCCTGATATGTTTAAGAAATTCTCAATGCAAGAAGTAAGAAGTATTGTTGATGAGAGATCAGTCATGAATACTTTCTCAAGTCAAGAAGTAATAGAAACTTCTCATCATTCTATCAACTTCCTGTTAAGTGGTTGCTTGAGAGATCAAAGTACCAAACAACTTATTGAGTGCCCAGCAGTATTACCATGTTCCATTTTGAGTGAAAGCATCCCGTACAGCAGCGCCAATGGAACGG CTGAGAGTTCTGGATCATGTTCTTATTCAAAGTACAAAGTTGTGAAACCAGCAAGGATAGTTCGAATAGACATTTCAGCAGTATGA